In Bradyrhizobium sp. 195, the sequence GCAGCCCGGAGGTTGTCACGATCATTCGAGCCTCAACAGGAAAAACGAGGAAGCCGGCATGGGAGAGATCAATATCCCTCGCGATCAACAAAATGCCCTCGCGGCGATCGATACCAACGAGCTGGGCAGGCTTGTCGAGCAAGCAATCCGCGAGGAACGATCGGGTGAGCTTCACCGCCTCCTCTCGCGAGCTGTGGACCTACATTGCGAGAAAACTTCACTATTTCGAGCAGGCGTTGACGAAGCAGCGCCAGGCCAAGGCGCCACGAAAGCGTGCGGAAACAGAAAACACCCTCCGACGCGCGGGCAGTGATCTGTCCTTCGCCGTCGAGGCCATGAAGCGACGAATGGAAGAGGAACAGAAGGAAGGGCAGCTCTTCTACGTCGATGACCAGATCGTGCCGCCTTACCGCTTCGATAAACGCCTGAGCGTCAGAGTGAGCTATCGGTGGCGCCGGACCGTCGATGACGAGTGGACGTCCGGCAGCATAACGTTCGTCCATGACGTAGATCTACGGCCCGACTATACGATCCCCGCTCCCAAGCGAAAGCCTAGCGCCGCCAGGCAGGAGCAGGATCGGCAGACCGAGTGGTCTCAAACATGGGAGCATCTGACGAGAGGAGCGCTCTATTCTGTTAGGGATTATTTCAGAGAAGGTGGCGACGGAGACAAGATTCCGCGGACATTTCAGGCGACGGTCGATTCGCATACCGGCGGGCTGAATAATTACAGCACTCGGTTCTGGCGCCAGCCCGCCTAGTTTTCGAGGGGAATGACTCTATCTTGGCCCCGCTCCCACCACCTACGAGCCGCCTCATTTTTGCTCATTCAGGCTTGCAAAATTTGCTCTGGAATTCGTAAGGAGAAGAGCGGGTGAGAGGCAACGTCGATCTGGACAAAAGAACTGTCGTAGCGATACGACACTATCGCGAGGCTCTCGCGCTGGCGGAAACCCTGGAACAAGAGGAAGCCGACGCGCGTCGTGAGCTGGCGAACACGCTGCTTGATTTGGGGCGCGCCATGGACAACGGAGCAGCGCCGTCTCAAAAGGATCGCCTGTTTAAGATTGGTTTGGCAGCAGCTTCGCGGTCGGACAAAGGGTGTGCAGCGCTGAGTGAGGCGACTGCGAGAGTGGATTCCGCACGTCTGGCTTTGGCTGCCCTGGAGCGGCGGCTGGGATATTTTCCAAAAGCCCCGACAGCGCTGGGAAATCCAACCTAACCAAGAAAGTCCTCAGATTCAGACCCACAATTCGCGACCTAATTCGTCATCGCCACCATTTAGGCGGTTTTGGTATGCCGGAAGATACTGCCCCGCTATCGCCCGGCGATGTCTCCCTTTATCGCCACAGCCTAGCGGCATTGCAGATCGTCGATGCCGACCTGTCAGGTGCGAGCGGGTCTGCCGCGGCCATTCCATAGACCGAGGAGCGCGGTTGCGACTAGGATCATCACGCCGCATGCCATGTAGAGCTGAGCTTCGGTCGTATTCGGAAGCAAAGTGGGAAGGAGGAAGATCAGCGCACCAACCGCTCCGGTTAAAACACTGGTAAAGGCCTGGACGCGTCCGATTAGCGCCGAATCGACGACGGTCAAGAGATGTCCGTTCGCCGCCGCCCGCGACAGGTTCCACAGCATCCCAGCCACCGTATAGAGCACAATTGCGACAAGCGGGTCGGTCGCAAAGGACAAGACGAGCAACGAGCCCGCCGCGCCGGCGACAAGGGGCGTCGTCATGCGAGCCATTCTTCTGGCCAGCGCTGGGATCCCCGCAGCGGCAAGAGCGGCCATGCCCGCAATCGCAGCCGTCATCTCGAGTGTACCGAACAGGCGACTACCTCCGCCGAGCGAATGAATTACGAATCCAGGTAACAACAGATTTGTGATCTGAATTACCGCAAATACCAGGCCCACTGCTACCGACGCGGATAGGCTTTGTGGCTCGTTCAGAAGATAGTTGATCGCTTCACGAGAAGCCGAAAACAGGTTGAGGCGCTTCGCTGCGTGTGTGCGCGTAGGATACGCGGTCAGATTCCTCAACAGGGGCAGAACGGAGATCGCGACGAAGGCAAACAGGGCGGCGGTCGTCGCGCTGCCGACGTGAGCGATGCCGTAGCCGGCCGCACCTGTGCCCAAAGCCATCCCCGCCTGATTGAAGAACGACAATCGCAGGTTAAAGCGCATGCGCTCGGTCTCGGGAATCAGCGACTGCAGGATGCCGCTCATCGCGCCTGCTAGAAGCGCGTAGCCGAAAGCTCCGAGAACTGCTGATAGAAGGAAGGATAGGACGCGAGAGCGCATCGTTCAAAACTTGTACCGGAGCCAGCATCAGCAAGCCAACAGCTCTGACGAGTTGTCCCGATGCGGTGACCCTGAGGCGACTATGACGATCGACGAGATGTCCGCTAAGCGGCGCCAGGGCGAAACCGGCAAGGCTGGAGGCCAGCAGCACCAGGCCCACCAGGTTCGATCCGCCCACAGCGAATGCAACCCAAGCCGGCATGACAATCCCGGCGCCCACGATGAAGAAGGAGATGGAAGAAAAGCCGATGAAGCAACGTCGCTGCATTGCTTGCGAATGGAACCCGTGCATCTCTCTCGCTTGGCTCACTGCAAAACGATCTTGGAAAACCTGCCCGCTAGTGCGGTCACAGTTTGCGCCTGAGTATCCGCGAGTGCTGCGGGCAATCACCAATAGATCCTCGCATCAGGAGACCAATGCGCGAAGCTGGCGGTGGGCTGCCTTGCTCACGGTCATCTTGGCCTGAGTCAGAACATCAGCCCACAGTGTGGCGTCGAGCTCGCAATAGTCAAACAAGAACCGCAGTATGCGCAGCTGGTGTTCAGCCACCATCCGGCACACAAAAAAGACAAAGGACTCACTTTCGTCCAAGCCATATCCCGTCAGGGAGGCCGTCCACAGTGCGCCAACATCGCCGCGCGGCGCGCACGATCGTCCTGGCGCTCCTGGACCTCGGCGATGGCATCTCGACGTCTTCGAGAACCAGTTGCATCTGAGCGGGATTGAACTTCTCCGAGCGTTTGCCGAAACGTGCGCGCTCGTACTCCTTCACGAGCAGTTCGAGGCGTTCGACGGTCTCTTTGGACGCAGCCAGTTCGCTCTCGACATGAAGGCGCGCCGAGCATTCATCGTCAGCGCGACGACGCTCGGCTTCAATCATCGCTTACTGCGCGCGGAAGAGCGCTCGCAAATCGGCGGGCAGCGTTGCAAGATGGACGGGGTCAATCGGGGTCGGCGACACATCCGCAAGCTATCATCCCAAATCCCCGCGCGAAACAGGTTGTCGGGTCTGAGTCAGTTTGCCGCAGCTGGCGTCGCGACAATCCGTTCGCCCACTCGCTTCCAGTTCAGCCCTTCAAACAGCGCTTCGAACTGCACGCGCGTCAGATGCACGACGCCGTCGCTGATCTGCGGCCACTCGAAACGACCATCGCGGCCAAGTCGCTTGTAGACCAAAACGAGGCCGGTGCCGTCCCATAGCAAAATCTTCAGCCGGTCCGCGCGCTTCGAACGAAAAACCACGATCAGGCCCGAATGCGGATCAAGCCCAAGCGTGTTTTGCACCAAGCCGGCCAGCGCGTCGTGCCCACACCGGAAATCAACAGGACGCACAGCAAGCACGATCCGCAGTCCCTGCGTCGGAATGATCATGCGCCGCGCTCGATTGCAGTCACGATCTCCGCGATCCGCACCGCCGACACGTCCGCATCCAGGCGGACCGAAACCTTGCCAATCGTAATCTCGATGGGCCCCTCGCTCTTGCCTGACGCCGCTGGATCGTTCAGCTCGATCGACACGAAATCCGCCGCGTCGTCCGTGACCAATGCGAGCCGGCCAGCACGCGCCAATCTGCGCCACGTCGTCAACTGCTGGGCCTTCACACCATAACGCCGTGCGACATCACATACGCGGGCGTCGGGCTTCATGCTCTCGAAAACAGCCCGCCCCTTGATCTCCGCAGACCACAACCGGCCTCCAGAACGCGTCCGGCGCGTAAGCTTCCCTACAAAGCCATCAGCCTCGGCTTGCTCACCCGATTGCTCCATCGTCTTCAGTCTCCTCTTGGCTCTCTGACCAGCCAAGAATCGCAGAGCGAAAGCCGAAGGGAAACCAATTAATCAAATGGGAGAAAAGCTCCGCTTACGATTGATCGGGGTCGTTTTTCGTCTACTCCTGTATGTTTCGCTCACCAAACCCCGCATCGCGGAGAGCCTTGTGCCACTCCTCGTCCGTAATTGGATGCGACCGTGTAATTGAAAACCCCATGCCGCTAGATTTCGAACCGTTGTTTTCGTTAAAACTCGCCGACCTCGTATAAGACTGGGTCATATGAATGCCTCTCTTTTCGGAGCTGGCATCCTGCCATAGCGTGGCTGGAAAACTGGGACACCACCGATCGAGATGAGAACATCCCTGAACCCAAAACACGAACAAAACGCGATAGTTTCTGTTGGCATTTCTGACGGAAAGAAAAAAGCGCCGAGTGATCTTCCGTGAGAAGTTGTTGAAATCATTGGTGGGCCCGGCAGGACTCGAACCTGCAACCAGACCGTTATGAGCGGCCGGCTCTAACCCTTGAGCTACAGGCCCGTCCCAATCGTTATGCTGACGCGGCAGGGAAGGGAGGCGATCGTCTAGTGAAAACTAGCTCACCTTGCGTTCGGGCTCATTACCAGCTTCTAGCAAAGCAAGGGAGGCGCCAAACTGGGAATTTCAGGCATCGACTTGCCGGCTATCGCTTGGAGGTCGCCCACCATCCCGACGGTCGAATCTATCACAGATACAATCTGCGTTTCGCGTTTCGTCGCGGAGATCGTGGCGAGTGGCGACTCGCTGTGTTCCGTAGCTCGACGGCATGGATTGTCGCTGCGGCAGGTGTTTGGCTGGCGACGTCAGTTGCGAGAAGCGGCAGGCGGTCATTCCGAAGCTGACGAAGTACAGTTCGTGCCGGCGGTGGTGGAGGCAGTGGTACCGGCGCCAAGTGCTCACCGGGAGCGCAAAGCGGTGCGCAAGGCAGATAGCGGGATCATCGAGATTGAAGTCGACGGCATCACGATCCGAGCCGGTCGTGGAGCGGATACGGCGATGATTGCGTCGATTGTCCAGGCGCTGAAGGCGAGCCGGTGATCGGTCCGTCAGGTGCGGTCCGGGTGATGGTGGCGACCAAGCCGGCAGACTAGTTTCTTCTCACACTACGTCGTACTCAATCGGGCATGCCTGAGCGAAAGATCGTCGGTTCGAGGCCGCCTCGTTCCTACCGCCGCGACAGGCGGCGCCCGGCGACCATCGGCACCTTCACATCGACCGGCAGTCGCTTCACATCACCCTCGCGCTCACTGCCAAAGCCAAGCTGCTCGGGATCGAGAACCCTCCGACAAAGGACCGCACTTTCATCTTCGCCGGTAATCTCGAACTGGAAACGGCTTGGCAGAACACTGCCGGGGACACTGAGCGCGATTACCTCCCTTCAGCTGGATGACGCGAGCCACCCGGCTCCGAACTACGCCACCCAGATCGAGGTGGAAGTCCAGGAAGGTCTGCAGCTAAGCGACCTGGCCGTCTAGCTAAGCGGCGCATTTCATTTTGAATATCCTGAGTGAGGCAAACAAGGCACCGAGTGCTCTCATCTCGTCCTTGATCTATTTTTTTGCTGCTCTGGTATATTTCTTTCATTTTGCCTGCAATGGCGCATCAATCGCGCGTTTTTCGCAGGTCGGACCTCTTCCCGGCGTAGCTGGCTGCAAAGGTCTTTAGAGTTCTCTCCGTTCGGGAGGGAGAAGAAATTGGCTGAAACGCCAATCGAGCAAGCGATGAAGAACTATCGCGAAATACGTGGGGTCTTGCTCTTGTATATGTGTGCTATTGATCGTCGTGCTCCTTGCTGCCGGTGTGCATACTTTCTGAAAGGCCTGTGTCTTTTTGCCTTTAGGGCTGGCGTCAACCCTGGTTCATCAGCAGTTCCGACGGTTCCGACTAAGCCACCGTAGGATTTCAAATCTCGATTTCTTTCGGGCGTCTTGGAAGCTAGGCTTGCGGCAAACAGAGTTGGAGTGGTGGCGATTGGATTAACCCCGCGGGGCGGGTCATCAGCTACACCACGCCATGGGGAACGATCGCGCTTAGGTACCGACTGCTCGTCGTCGCGGTGCAGCATCATCAAAGAGATCGATGGCCGGGACGAGCCCGGCCATGATGAAGGACGTATAATCAATTCGACTTCGGTACCGTCGGGGTAGCGGGCTGCGCTGCGGCTTGCGGGGCGCGCCCGACGACAACGGTCAGAAGCCCCTGAGCCCATAGCCGCCTCGCAACCTTTCGGGCGTCGTCCAGTGTCACCGCATCGACGATGGCATTGCGCTTCTCGATATAATCGATCGGGAGCTTGTCCTGCTGGTCTCGCAGCAGCGCCTGCGCGAGCTTCGAGGAGGTATCGAGCGCCAGCATCTGCGAGCCCTTGAGGTAGGACTTGGCCTCGTCGAGCTCCTTCTGCGTCGGGCCCTCCTCGGCGATGCGGCGGACCTCCTTGTCGATGACGTCGATGGTGTCGCCTGCGCGGTCGGCGCGGGTGCCGGTGTTGCCGATGAAGACCGCCGAATGTTCCATCCAGAGCAGCGATTCGAACACGGAATAAGCCAGCCCGCGCTTCTCGCGGATTTCATGGTAGAGCCGGGAGGACAATCCACCGCCGCCGAGGATGTGGTTGACGACATAGGCCGCCATGAAGTTCGGATCGCTGCGCTTCACCCCGGGACCGCCGAAGGTGATCACGGTCTGGGGCACGTCGAGCGTCACGAAGGCGCGTTGCGGCGGCCTGGCGGCCTCGACGTCGGGGACCGGCACGAGGTTGGCCTTGGCGGGCAGGCTACCAAAGGTGTGGTCGAGCAGCTTGCCGAGTGTGGCTGGATCGACATCGCCGACCACCGCGATCTTCAGCGTGTCCTTGGCGAGCACGCGGCCGACATAATCCTTCATGTCGGCGACCGTGATGGTCGGAACGCTCTCGAGGTTGCCGTTGGACTGCCGGCCGTAAGGATGTTCGCCAAAGGCGACCTCCAGGAATTTGCGGCTCGCCAGCGAGGTCGGGTTGGTGGTCTCGCGGCGCAGGCCCGAGATCACCTGTGAGCGAATGCGCTCGACATCGGCCGTTTCGAAATGCGGCGAGGTCAGCGCGCTCCGCAGCAGGTCGAAGGCCTCGTCCTTGTTGTCGCGCAGCATGCGCAGGCTGCCGCGGAAGGTGTCGCGGGTGGCGCTGAAGGAGAGCTCGATGGCGCGGCGGTCGAGCCGCTCATGGAAGGTCTTGGAATCGAGATCGCCGGAGCCTTCGTCGAGGAGGTCGCCGACCAGATTGGCGACGCCCGACTTGTCCTTGGGATCCTGTGCCGAGCCGCCGGCGAAGGAATATTCCATGGCGATCAGCGGCACGGTCGCATCCTGCACGAACCAGGCCTCGATGCCGCCCGGCGAGGTCAAATGCTGGATCTTTGCAGCCGCCTGCGACGGCGAAACGGTAGCGAGCGCGAGTGCCGCGCCGGTGACGGCGGACAGCGCGAGGTATCTTGTGCGCAGGAACTGTCTTGCACGAAGGAAGGGATAGGTCACGAACGCTTCTCCTGGAGCTTAGTGGTCGCGGTGTCCTTGATCAGATAGCCCGTCACCGAGCGTTTCTTCTCGAGCCATTTCTGCGCGACGGTGCGGACCTGCTCGGCGGTGACGGCCCGAATACGGTCGGGCCAGCTCCGGATGTCCTCGACCGACAGGCCCGTGGTCAGCGCGCCGCCATACCAGCGCGCCAGCACCGCCTGGTTGTCCTGGGCGTAGATCGCCTCGGCGATGAGCTGGGTCTTGACCCGCTCGAGATCCTCGGCGCGGATCGGATTCTGCGCGATGTCGGCAATGACGCCGTCGACCACCTGCTCGATGTCCGCGAAGCTGACACCGGGTTTCGGCGAGGCCGCGACCGCGAACTGGGTCGGGTCGAGCGAGACGCTCGAATAGCTGGCGCTGGCGGAGACTGCGAGCGGCTTGTCGACGACGAGTGCGCGGTAGAGGTAGGAATTGCTGCCGCTGCCCATCAACTGAGCCAGCACGTCGAGGGCCGCGCTTTCGCCGGCCGCGGCCGTGGTTGCCGACGGCACCAGGTAATAGCGCCGCAGGCCGGGCTGCTCGACGCGCGGGTCGGACAGCGTAACAGTTCGCGGCGCGGCAGGATCCGGCTCCTGCGGACGGATGCGCTGTGCCGGGATTGCGGGCTGGGCCGGGATGGACCCGAAATTGCGCTCGACCAGCGGGCGCATGTCGGCGGCCTCGACGT encodes:
- a CDS encoding efflux RND transporter periplasmic adaptor subunit → MRGNVDLDKRTVVAIRHYREALALAETLEQEEADARRELANTLLDLGRAMDNGAAPSQKDRLFKIGLAAASRSDKGCAALSEATARVDSARLALAALERRLGYFPKAPTALGNPT
- a CDS encoding MFS transporter, with product MSGILQSLIPETERMRFNLRLSFFNQAGMALGTGAAGYGIAHVGSATTAALFAFVAISVLPLLRNLTAYPTRTHAAKRLNLFSASREAINYLLNEPQSLSASVAVGLVFAVIQITNLLLPGFVIHSLGGGSRLFGTLEMTAAIAGMAALAAAGIPALARRMARMTTPLVAGAAGSLLVLSFATDPLVAIVLYTVAGMLWNLSRAAANGHLLTVVDSALIGRVQAFTSVLTGAVGALIFLLPTLLPNTTEAQLYMACGVMILVATALLGLWNGRGRPART
- a CDS encoding transposase; protein product: MIEAERRRADDECSARLHVESELAASKETVERLELLVKEYERARFGKRSEKFNPAQMQLVLEDVEMPSPRSRSARTIVRAARRCWRTVDGLPDGIWLGRK
- the tnpB gene encoding IS66 family insertion sequence element accessory protein TnpB (TnpB, as the term is used for proteins encoded by IS66 family insertion elements, is considered an accessory protein, since TnpC, encoded by a neighboring gene, is a DDE family transposase.) yields the protein MIIPTQGLRIVLAVRPVDFRCGHDALAGLVQNTLGLDPHSGLIVVFRSKRADRLKILLWDGTGLVLVYKRLGRDGRFEWPQISDGVVHLTRVQFEALFEGLNWKRVGERIVATPAAAN
- a CDS encoding transposase, translating into MEQSGEQAEADGFVGKLTRRTRSGGRLWSAEIKGRAVFESMKPDARVCDVARRYGVKAQQLTTWRRLARAGRLALVTDDAADFVSIELNDPAASGKSEGPIEITIGKVSVRLDADVSAVRIAEIVTAIERGA
- a CDS encoding transposase, with the translated sequence MASGDSLCSVARRHGLSLRQVFGWRRQLREAAGGHSEADEVQFVPAVVEAVVPAPSAHRERKAVRKADSGIIEIEVDGITIRAGRGADTAMIASIVQALKASR
- a CDS encoding M16 family metallopeptidase — translated: MTYPFLRARQFLRTRYLALSAVTGAALALATVSPSQAAAKIQHLTSPGGIEAWFVQDATVPLIAMEYSFAGGSAQDPKDKSGVANLVGDLLDEGSGDLDSKTFHERLDRRAIELSFSATRDTFRGSLRMLRDNKDEAFDLLRSALTSPHFETADVERIRSQVISGLRRETTNPTSLASRKFLEVAFGEHPYGRQSNGNLESVPTITVADMKDYVGRVLAKDTLKIAVVGDVDPATLGKLLDHTFGSLPAKANLVPVPDVEAARPPQRAFVTLDVPQTVITFGGPGVKRSDPNFMAAYVVNHILGGGGLSSRLYHEIREKRGLAYSVFESLLWMEHSAVFIGNTGTRADRAGDTIDVIDKEVRRIAEEGPTQKELDEAKSYLKGSQMLALDTSSKLAQALLRDQQDKLPIDYIEKRNAIVDAVTLDDARKVARRLWAQGLLTVVVGRAPQAAAQPATPTVPKSN
- a CDS encoding M16 family metallopeptidase produces the protein MFSYRWAARLLAVLLTTCALSTGGLFATTTLKSAPPTSFTLSNGLQVVVIPDHRTPVVTEMIWYKVGSADETPGKSGLAHFLEHLMFKGTDKHPLDEFDQTVVRVGGNANASTSVDYTNYYQRVPKEQLPTMMEFEADRMTGLILKDENVLPERDVVLEEYNMRVANNPDARLNEQIMAALYLNHPYGRPVIGWHQEIEKLNREDALAFYRRFYAPNNATVVIAGDVEAADMRPLVERNFGSIPAQPAIPAQRIRPQEPDPAAPRTVTLSDPRVEQPGLRRYYLVPSATTAAAGESAALDVLAQLMGSGSNSYLYRALVVDKPLAVSASASYSSVSLDPTQFAVAASPKPGVSFADIEQVVDGVIADIAQNPIRAEDLERVKTQLIAEAIYAQDNQAVLARWYGGALTTGLSVEDIRSWPDRIRAVTAEQVRTVAQKWLEKKRSVTGYLIKDTATTKLQEKRS